One segment of Natronosalvus halobius DNA contains the following:
- a CDS encoding DUF7119 family protein yields MTDDHTGDRRTRDGDPGNEPPIPTDRKSPVGAPVIRGDESITGTHARQAVQFDPDDPDSLALAAETVAQFATGSVDEDHLYMLRGAAACAALVRGVGSYKTAAERASDQVEGDGTVTVSFIRKWARVHDLPRSVRRQVALGEIAPSAAKHIARVGGEDRLLLAWAVLDGDLTVRDVRQVASQVNDGASIEHALGDCDVTLGRLELTLPASAYRDLRRRASLEGVDPGTIVADALGNARE; encoded by the coding sequence ATGACCGACGATCACACCGGAGACCGCCGCACTCGAGACGGCGACCCCGGGAACGAGCCTCCGATCCCGACGGATCGAAAATCGCCGGTCGGCGCACCGGTCATCCGGGGCGACGAATCGATCACGGGAACCCACGCCCGTCAGGCCGTCCAGTTCGACCCCGACGACCCGGACAGTCTCGCACTCGCGGCCGAAACCGTCGCCCAGTTCGCCACTGGCTCCGTCGACGAAGATCACCTCTACATGCTCCGCGGCGCCGCGGCCTGTGCCGCCCTCGTCCGCGGGGTAGGATCCTACAAGACCGCCGCCGAGCGAGCCAGCGACCAGGTCGAGGGTGACGGGACAGTCACGGTCTCGTTCATCCGCAAGTGGGCCCGCGTCCACGACCTCCCCCGATCGGTTCGTCGACAGGTCGCCCTCGGCGAAATCGCCCCCTCCGCTGCCAAACACATCGCCCGCGTCGGCGGCGAGGACCGACTCCTGCTCGCCTGGGCCGTCCTCGACGGTGACCTCACCGTTCGCGACGTCCGTCAGGTCGCCAGTCAGGTCAACGATGGAGCCTCGATCGAGCACGCACTCGGCGACTGCGATGTCACCCTCGGTCGCCTCGAACTCACCCTCCCGGCGTCGGCCTACCGCGACCTCCGTCGACGAGCCTCCCTCGAGGGCGTCGATCCAGGAACGATCGTTGCTGACGCCCTCGGAAACGCGCGTGAGTAG
- a CDS encoding M20/M25/M40 family metallo-hydrolase — MNFRIWEDDLREFVDTCCSFETTAGNEKRAQVWLREELEAAGFRTYTWEANSAVLAEHPSFPDDPDDIEVADRPSVAGVLEFGNPDAGPTLVLNGHVDVVPTGSGWEGNPFEPRWRDGRLTARGAADMKSGLGACVFAARHLAEGSADGNLGHDSDLDGRIVVESVVGEEEGGIGAAAAALESPYPFERDAAIVAEPTELRPVTAVEGSLMVRIGLEGRSAHAATRWRGASVLPAFERVREELEAFERDRSETVLHPLYDEFPIPWPICIGRVEAGRWASSVPDELTAEVRVGVAPGETVTDVEHALRSRLESLLDEPSWTAGVSGPTIERFSVQFEPAEIAADEPVVSALQDGMAACGFDAEAAEPRGATYGADNRHYVEAGIPTVLFGPGSIDQAHFPEETIEWDEVLEAGAVVAETARTYLSQ, encoded by the coding sequence ATGAATTTCCGCATCTGGGAGGATGATCTTCGAGAGTTTGTCGACACGTGCTGTTCGTTCGAGACGACTGCAGGAAACGAGAAGCGGGCCCAGGTGTGGCTGCGCGAGGAACTCGAGGCGGCGGGCTTTCGAACCTACACCTGGGAGGCTAACTCGGCCGTCCTGGCTGAGCATCCGTCGTTTCCGGACGACCCCGACGACATCGAGGTGGCGGATCGGCCAAGCGTCGCCGGGGTTCTCGAGTTTGGGAATCCTGATGCAGGACCGACCCTGGTGTTGAACGGTCACGTCGACGTCGTTCCCACGGGGTCTGGTTGGGAGGGTAACCCGTTCGAGCCTCGGTGGCGCGACGGTCGCCTGACGGCCAGGGGTGCGGCGGACATGAAGTCGGGGCTTGGGGCGTGCGTATTTGCGGCGCGTCACCTCGCGGAGGGCAGTGCGGATGGCAACCTCGGCCACGACTCCGACCTGGACGGTCGAATCGTCGTCGAGAGCGTCGTCGGCGAGGAGGAAGGCGGGATCGGTGCGGCCGCGGCAGCACTCGAGAGCCCGTACCCGTTCGAGCGGGACGCGGCGATCGTCGCGGAGCCGACCGAGTTACGTCCGGTGACGGCGGTCGAGGGGAGCCTGATGGTCCGAATTGGCCTCGAGGGCCGCTCGGCACACGCGGCGACGCGGTGGCGGGGGGCGTCGGTGTTGCCGGCGTTCGAGCGCGTTCGCGAGGAACTCGAGGCGTTCGAACGGGACCGAAGCGAGACCGTGCTCCATCCGTTGTACGACGAGTTCCCGATTCCGTGGCCGATCTGTATCGGGCGAGTCGAGGCGGGACGATGGGCGTCCTCGGTTCCGGACGAACTGACGGCGGAGGTTCGAGTTGGCGTTGCGCCCGGGGAGACGGTGACGGACGTCGAACACGCGCTCCGAAGCCGTCTCGAGTCGCTGTTGGACGAGCCGTCCTGGACGGCCGGGGTCAGCGGACCGACGATCGAGCGGTTCTCGGTGCAGTTCGAGCCGGCGGAAATTGCGGCGGACGAACCGGTGGTTTCGGCGCTCCAGGACGGGATGGCAGCGTGCGGATTCGATGCCGAGGCGGCCGAACCGCGCGGGGCGACGTACGGGGCCGACAATCGACACTACGTCGAGGCGGGGATTCCGACGGTCCTGTTCGGGCCGGGGAGCATCGATCAGGCGCACTTCCCGGAGGAGACGATCGAGTGGGACGAGGTGCTCGAGGCGGGGGCGGTGGTGGCGGAGACGGCGCGGACGTACCTGTCGCAGTGA